In Gemmatimonadetes bacterium T265, one DNA window encodes the following:
- a CDS encoding death-on-curing protein gives MHMNRVRESAPPAYATTVEPEPQWLTRALVDYLHDTSLALFGGLSGVNNENLVESALARPQNLFAYVEGDLPRLAAAYAFGFAKNHGYRDGNKRTAFTSCATFLDMNGLELVVDEIAALERMLELATDAISEEGFAEWLRAHVVPRG, from the coding sequence GTGCACATGAATCGCGTTCGTGAAAGCGCACCGCCCGCCTACGCGACGACCGTCGAGCCGGAGCCGCAGTGGCTGACCCGCGCCCTCGTCGACTACCTCCACGACACGAGCCTCGCGCTGTTCGGCGGGCTGTCGGGCGTCAACAACGAAAACCTCGTCGAGTCCGCCCTCGCGCGCCCGCAGAATTTGTTCGCCTATGTGGAAGGCGACCTGCCGCGGTTGGCCGCGGCGTACGCGTTCGGCTTCGCCAAGAACCACGGCTATCGTGACGGAAACAAACGGACGGCGTTCACGTCGTGCGCGACCTTCCTCGACATGAACGGACTCGAACTCGTCGTCGACGAGATCGCAGCGTTGGAGCGGATGCTCGAACTCGCGACCGACGCCATCTCGGAAGAGGGCTTCGCGGAGTGGCTGCGCGCGCACGTGGTGCCGCGCGGGTAA
- a CDS encoding addiction module antidote protein, whose translation MTTTLKVRRHGNSLGLTLPSAMTEALNIREGDEVHVTQTTDGIVVRAHDPAFAKGLESAERVFRRYRNTLKALADA comes from the coding sequence GTGACGACGACGTTGAAGGTGCGCCGGCATGGCAACTCGCTCGGCCTTACCCTGCCGAGCGCGATGACCGAGGCGCTCAACATTCGCGAGGGCGACGAGGTGCACGTGACGCAGACGACAGACGGCATCGTCGTCCGCGCGCATGACCCGGCGTTCGCAAAGGGACTCGAATCCGCCGAGCGGGTGTTCCGACGCTACCGGAACACGCTCAAGGCGCTTGCCGACGCGTGA
- the glnA gene encoding glutamine synthetase has product MRDMAAARPVTRPLPSASSNGNGSHADGAAPKPTSEYFGVNTFGTRQMRDRLPKKAFAKLQAAIRLGKKLDPDIAPAVADAIKEWAVEKGVTHFTHWFQPQTGLTAEKHDAFLSFDEESQPIESFSAAQLIQSEPDASSFPSGGLRATWEARGYTAWNPASPVFVVEGPGTRTLCIPSVFIGYNGEALDEMTPLLRSSDVLSERAAELLALLGDTGVQRVYTTLGPEQEYFLVDRQQFAMRPDLVMAGRTLVGAPPPRGQQLEDHYFGGIPERVQACIAEVEHELYKLGVPIITRHNEVAPSQFEMAPRFEETDIAVDHNQLVMATLRKVALRHGLQAVLSEKPFAGINGSGKHCNWSMSVAADHGDLDGLNLLKPGKTPHQNLRFLLFLAAVLQAVHKHQGLLRAGIATAGNEHRLGANEAPPAIISVFMGATLTRMIENIVAGTDHEHADQALIRLGVAKLPEIEKDNTDRNRTSPFAFTGVKFEFRAVGSSQSIAFPVMLLNAAVAEAVSDLTTKLRAELARRGASNGGEIDDAVLAVVRESFKASGAIRFEGNGYADAWVTEAEGRGLLNLRRTPEALQQLTTEQTKTLFADTGILSAEELQSRYHVRVERYVKDMLIELHTLAEVVDTLVLPAGYGYANALARGAAHAKEAGITRVPQAAAADRVGGMIEALESARATLAQVTARAEGGHGDEDATARLLTSEGADAMAAVRAASDALELVVPDEQWPLPKYREMLFPV; this is encoded by the coding sequence GTGCGCGACATGGCCGCCGCGCGCCCGGTCACCCGGCCGCTGCCGAGCGCCTCGTCCAACGGCAACGGCAGCCACGCCGACGGCGCCGCGCCGAAGCCGACTTCCGAGTACTTCGGCGTCAACACCTTCGGCACGCGCCAGATGCGCGACCGGCTGCCGAAGAAGGCGTTCGCCAAGCTGCAGGCCGCGATCCGCCTCGGGAAGAAGCTCGACCCCGACATCGCGCCCGCCGTCGCCGACGCGATCAAGGAGTGGGCGGTCGAGAAGGGCGTCACGCATTTCACGCACTGGTTCCAGCCGCAGACCGGGCTGACGGCCGAGAAGCACGACGCCTTCCTCTCGTTCGACGAGGAGAGCCAGCCGATCGAGAGCTTCAGCGCGGCGCAGCTCATCCAGAGTGAGCCGGACGCGTCGAGCTTCCCGAGTGGCGGGCTGCGCGCGACGTGGGAGGCGCGCGGCTACACGGCGTGGAACCCGGCGAGCCCGGTGTTCGTCGTCGAGGGCCCGGGGACGCGCACGCTCTGCATCCCGTCGGTGTTCATCGGCTACAACGGCGAGGCGCTCGACGAGATGACGCCGCTGCTCCGCTCCTCCGACGTGCTCTCCGAGCGCGCCGCGGAGCTGCTCGCGCTGTTAGGCGACACCGGCGTGCAGCGCGTCTACACGACCCTCGGCCCGGAGCAGGAGTACTTCCTCGTCGACCGGCAGCAGTTCGCGATGCGCCCCGACCTCGTGATGGCCGGCCGCACGCTCGTCGGCGCGCCGCCGCCGCGCGGCCAGCAGCTCGAGGACCACTACTTCGGCGGGATCCCCGAGCGCGTGCAGGCCTGCATCGCGGAGGTCGAGCACGAGCTCTACAAGTTAGGCGTCCCGATCATCACGCGGCACAACGAGGTCGCGCCGAGCCAGTTCGAGATGGCGCCGCGGTTCGAGGAGACGGACATCGCGGTCGACCACAACCAGCTCGTCATGGCGACGCTGCGGAAGGTCGCGCTGCGCCACGGGCTGCAGGCGGTCCTCAGCGAGAAGCCGTTCGCCGGGATCAACGGCTCGGGCAAGCACTGCAACTGGTCGATGTCGGTCGCGGCCGACCACGGCGACCTCGACGGGCTCAACCTGCTCAAGCCGGGCAAGACGCCGCACCAGAACCTGCGCTTCCTGCTCTTCCTCGCGGCCGTGCTCCAGGCGGTGCACAAGCACCAGGGGCTGCTGCGCGCGGGGATCGCGACCGCGGGCAACGAGCACCGGTTAGGCGCGAACGAGGCGCCCCCGGCGATCATCTCGGTGTTCATGGGCGCGACGCTCACGCGGATGATCGAGAACATCGTCGCCGGCACGGACCACGAGCACGCCGACCAGGCGCTCATCCGGCTCGGCGTCGCGAAGCTGCCCGAGATCGAGAAGGACAACACGGACCGCAACCGCACGTCGCCGTTCGCGTTCACGGGCGTGAAGTTCGAGTTCCGCGCGGTGGGCTCGTCGCAGAGCATCGCGTTCCCGGTGATGCTCCTCAACGCGGCGGTGGCCGAGGCGGTGAGCGACCTGACGACCAAGCTGCGCGCCGAGCTCGCGCGGCGCGGCGCGTCGAACGGCGGCGAGATCGACGACGCGGTGCTCGCCGTGGTGCGCGAGAGCTTCAAGGCGTCGGGCGCGATCCGCTTCGAAGGGAACGGCTACGCCGACGCGTGGGTGACGGAGGCGGAGGGGCGCGGGCTCCTCAACCTGCGCCGCACGCCCGAGGCGCTGCAGCAGCTGACGACCGAGCAGACGAAGACGCTCTTTGCGGACACGGGGATCCTGAGCGCCGAGGAGCTGCAGAGCCGCTACCACGTGCGCGTCGAGCGCTACGTGAAGGACATGCTGATCGAGCTGCACACGCTGGCCGAGGTCGTCGACACGCTCGTGCTGCCGGCCGGCTACGGCTACGCGAACGCGCTCGCGCGCGGGGCGGCGCACGCGAAGGAGGCAGGCATCACTCGCGTGCCGCAGGCGGCCGCGGCGGACCGCGTGGGCGGGATGATCGAGGCGCTGGAGTCGGCGCGCGCGACGCTCGCCCAGGTCACCGCGCGCGCCGAGGGCGGGCACGGGGACGAGGACGCCACGGCGCGGCTGCTCACGAGCGAGGGCGCGGACGCGATGGCCGCGGTGCGGGCGGCGAGCGACGCGCTGGAGTTGGTGGTGCCGGACGAGCAGTGGCCGTTGCCGAAGTACCGGGAGATGCTGTTCCCGGTCTGA